In Paenibacillus hexagrammi, the following are encoded in one genomic region:
- a CDS encoding carbohydrate ABC transporter permease: protein MRNSTLQGLSSSIARWIALIAYLLFLMFPLYWMAVTAFKDNSVLFKMPPEWIPVHPVITHFTKLLSDGAFVIFYKNSLLVSIGTTLLTLLVATLAGYGFSRFHFKFKEFAMFSILSTQMLPVISLLIALYSIYNSYGLLNTRLGLTVALTTASLPFSIWMIKVFFDGIPLSLEEAAKIDGVSRFGILFRIVLPLSKPGVFAVGIYTFILSWDDFLYSLTLINKDELRTLNPGIAIRYMGEVSYDWANIMTICLTSTVPIVLLFLFFQKYMVSGLTAGSVKE, encoded by the coding sequence ATGAGAAATTCGACCCTGCAAGGCTTGTCTTCCAGCATCGCCCGCTGGATCGCGCTAATTGCGTACTTGCTGTTCCTGATGTTTCCTTTATATTGGATGGCGGTTACGGCTTTCAAAGATAACAGCGTCCTGTTCAAAATGCCGCCTGAATGGATTCCGGTTCATCCCGTCATTACACATTTTACCAAACTGCTGAGTGACGGCGCGTTTGTTATCTTTTACAAAAATAGCTTGTTAGTCAGTATTGGGACTACGCTTCTAACTTTGTTAGTGGCTACGCTGGCTGGATATGGATTCTCACGGTTTCATTTCAAATTCAAAGAATTCGCTATGTTCTCGATCCTATCCACGCAGATGCTGCCGGTCATATCACTGCTTATCGCCTTGTATTCGATCTATAACTCTTACGGATTGTTAAATACACGGCTTGGCTTGACCGTCGCACTCACTACGGCTTCTCTTCCCTTCTCTATTTGGATGATCAAGGTGTTCTTTGATGGTATTCCGTTGTCATTGGAGGAAGCCGCTAAGATCGACGGCGTGAGCCGGTTCGGCATTCTGTTTCGCATTGTGCTGCCTTTGTCCAAGCCCGGAGTGTTTGCCGTAGGGATTTATACATTCATCCTCTCCTGGGACGATTTCTTATATTCCCTGACCTTGATTAACAAGGATGAGCTTCGCACACTAAACCCGGGTATCGCTATCCGTTATATGGGTGAAGTCTCCTATGATTGGGCGAATATTATGACGATTTGCTTGACTTCGACAGTGCCGATTGTCCTGCTGTTCCTCTTCTTCCAGAAATATATGGTGTCCGGGCTGACGGCAGGCTCTGTAAAAGAATAG
- a CDS encoding SMI1/KNR4 family protein, which yields MNNLINGLELNSPTNMNLVLETESKLGAKFPNDYKEFIVQSNGAEGTVGNAYLQLWAIDELVELNEGYAVKEFADGLIIFGSDGGGTAYSFDTRYEKTTIVEVPFIGMDIDEITIRSDTFTGFLKYLASLSD from the coding sequence ATGAATAATCTTATTAATGGTCTGGAATTGAACTCACCAACAAACATGAATCTAGTTCTCGAAACGGAAAGCAAGCTAGGGGCAAAATTTCCGAACGATTACAAGGAATTTATTGTTCAATCGAATGGTGCTGAAGGAACTGTAGGGAACGCGTATTTACAACTATGGGCAATTGATGAGTTAGTAGAATTAAACGAAGGTTATGCCGTGAAGGAATTTGCAGACGGACTAATTATTTTCGGTTCCGATGGTGGGGGTACAGCATATTCGTTCGATACTAGATATGAAAAAACAACAATTGTTGAAGTTCCATTTATAGGTATGGACATAGACGAAATAACAATACGCTCTGACACATTTACAGGGTTTCTAAAATACTTAGCTTCTTTGTCCGATTAA
- a CDS encoding leucine-rich repeat domain-containing protein, with the protein MKLRIKSFGVFSILILTILLLSTTHAYAEETKLLEDPNLETAVRDVLQKYDGEITKEDLGKLETLYQTRKGLTVSSLKGLEYATNLYSLYFDHNNISDVSPIANLPKLTKVGLGSNKLTDIRSLGALPSLLSIGLNHNEIEDVTVLANSPNIQQLSINHNQIKDISKLSGLTNLTFLNIEENKITDISAVASFHKLETLMADDNQIKDLTPLSGLSLYSIQLNNNKVTDVTPLSTLKELGNLRIAGNQLQNISPLAKLTQLTLLEIAHNQIEDISPLKGLNKIAGLYMAKNRIHDLSPLSGTTFSTVDLRENNVSDISPLVDMKKMHSILLSKNSITDISPLSKISNLKMADVSANPLNDHSLDVIAQMHLSGIVIKSGYIYYENCNYDCIPLWINGKEQITNNRMFTQDGRMMIALREIFELLGATVSWDPETYQITASRRERKVSVQIDSKSADVNGTSVTLDVAPMLVDNSTYVPLRFVSEALGAKVEWNQMGQSVSITTD; encoded by the coding sequence TTGAAACTTAGGATAAAGTCATTTGGAGTTTTTAGCATTTTAATACTGACTATATTGTTATTATCTACTACACATGCTTATGCCGAGGAGACCAAACTGCTTGAGGATCCCAATTTAGAGACAGCAGTGCGTGATGTATTACAGAAATATGATGGCGAGATAACAAAAGAGGATTTAGGTAAGCTTGAGACACTTTACCAAACGAGAAAAGGCCTGACTGTCTCTAGTTTGAAAGGTCTTGAATACGCTACAAATTTGTATAGCTTATATTTTGATCACAATAATATCAGTGATGTGTCTCCTATTGCCAATCTACCTAAGTTAACCAAAGTCGGACTTGGCTCAAACAAGTTAACGGATATTCGTTCGTTAGGAGCTCTCCCAAGTTTACTTTCGATTGGCTTAAACCACAACGAAATCGAAGATGTGACCGTCCTTGCAAATTCTCCAAATATTCAGCAGCTGAGCATCAATCATAATCAGATTAAGGATATTAGTAAGCTGAGTGGACTTACCAACCTGACTTTTCTCAATATTGAAGAGAACAAGATTACAGATATATCTGCTGTCGCCTCATTTCATAAATTAGAGACGCTGATGGCTGACGATAATCAAATTAAAGACCTTACACCACTTTCTGGTCTTTCTTTGTATTCCATCCAGCTTAATAACAATAAAGTCACAGATGTCACTCCTCTTTCGACGCTGAAGGAACTAGGAAATCTAAGAATTGCAGGTAACCAACTTCAAAATATCAGTCCGTTGGCAAAGTTGACTCAACTCACTTTACTTGAGATTGCACATAATCAAATTGAGGACATCTCGCCACTTAAAGGACTTAATAAAATCGCAGGCTTGTACATGGCGAAAAATCGAATTCATGATTTATCCCCTTTATCGGGGACAACTTTTAGTACCGTTGACTTAAGAGAGAATAATGTTAGTGACATCTCACCTCTTGTAGATATGAAGAAAATGCACAGCATTTTGTTGTCCAAAAATTCAATTACTGACATATCACCTTTATCGAAAATATCAAATCTTAAAATGGCAGATGTTTCTGCAAACCCATTAAATGATCATTCCCTAGATGTTATCGCACAAATGCATCTAAGTGGCATCGTAATCAAAAGTGGCTACATCTATTATGAAAACTGCAACTACGACTGTATACCTTTGTGGATTAACGGAAAGGAGCAAATAACAAATAACAGGATGTTTACCCAAGATGGAAGAATGATGATTGCATTGAGGGAAATCTTTGAATTGTTAGGTGCTACAGTTTCTTGGGATCCTGAAACCTATCAAATTACCGCAAGTAGAAGAGAAAGGAAGGTGTCCGTCCAAATTGACTCCAAATCTGCTGATGTAAACGGTACTTCTGTAACTCTAGATGTGGCACCTATGTTGGTTGACAATAGCACCTATGTTCCCTTAAGATTTGTCAGCGAAGCACTTGGAGCAAAGGTAGAATGGAACCAGATGGGCCAAAGCGTTTCAATTACAACAGATTAA
- a CDS encoding extracellular solute-binding protein, with protein MKILPRRGAKLKDLRNLFSLGQLGMYVDGYYGKAVFRNLSGKGEAFDKEWGAALIPAGKSGQSISIGEAHGLVISSASKNKQMAADFIKFLTDKDMITLYHKQSDVLTARKSLSTLPEFNTSDFDKVLMEQFKYVKPLPQNTPGLEQAYLDIAEALQKVTVAKQDPAKVAADLDAKLKQSIK; from the coding sequence ATGAAGATATTACCCCGCAGGGGAGCTAAGCTGAAGGATCTGCGTAACCTCTTCTCTCTCGGACAGCTCGGCATGTACGTAGACGGTTATTATGGAAAAGCCGTATTCCGCAACTTAAGCGGTAAAGGCGAAGCGTTCGATAAAGAATGGGGCGCCGCGCTCATTCCTGCAGGGAAATCAGGTCAAAGCATCTCCATTGGTGAAGCGCATGGACTCGTCATTTCTTCAGCTTCCAAGAACAAGCAAATGGCTGCCGACTTTATCAAATTCCTAACAGATAAGGACATGATTACGCTCTACCACAAGCAAAGCGATGTCTTGACTGCACGCAAATCGCTCAGCACACTTCCTGAATTCAATACTTCTGACTTTGATAAAGTCCTGATGGAACAGTTCAAGTACGTGAAGCCGCTGCCGCAAAACACTCCTGGTCTGGAACAAGCTTATCTCGACATCGCTGAGGCACTTCAAAAGGTGACCGTTGCAAAGCAAGACCCTGCCAAAGTTGCGGCTGACCTGGATGCCAAGCTGAAGCAGTCGATCAAATAA
- a CDS encoding helix-turn-helix transcriptional regulator, producing the protein MLLDMGGNSHTNTYLTTLNGELISSRMVAASQYEPLIASAAKMANQDGDHYYVDSTRKVPSLITYSKPMDNGWLLISETPMNYLIHKLSFIRNVTVTVCLLLIVIGAVISYFLSRSIYLPFKRLLHLNTSLESSFRASLPAMQERFVDHLLNNKIGSSSEIQSQIDFFQSRLTPLGYVVMLIEIDNYPLLVNSYSSMDLNLYKFAIGNIAEEIVGEPFNCLSTEGKANQRALLINVRETTQSELTIILKEIATRVSATIYSMLKFTVTIGIGNRYEHIEDAYMSYNEALDSIQHKLVLGANQILFYQDIAQDRSGIDYYYPFQLEKHMMNLLKKGDTEGALACLDSLTQEVKEKRDLSHANIFRIYTRLLDAALEALTELNGTIGKAFGEDVLLYRELAGRETVDAIHEWFGSTIITRIAAYAAVKEQSNPLVDKAVQHLQQHFRTDLSVEEVAEAVGINPAYLSRLFKQQVGKTIVEYLTNLRLEESKQLLSESSLNIHEIARSIGYNNTNSYIRFFKKYEGITPGDYRKQNSTGG; encoded by the coding sequence TTGCTGCTGGATATGGGTGGCAATTCGCATACTAACACTTATTTAACCACGTTAAATGGTGAGTTAATTTCTTCCAGAATGGTCGCAGCTTCTCAGTATGAACCGCTTATTGCTTCTGCAGCTAAGATGGCTAATCAAGACGGCGATCACTACTATGTAGATTCAACGCGAAAAGTACCTTCATTAATTACTTATTCCAAACCGATGGATAACGGCTGGCTGCTTATATCGGAGACCCCGATGAATTATTTGATTCATAAGCTTTCTTTTATTCGGAATGTGACAGTTACAGTATGTTTGCTCCTTATCGTTATCGGTGCTGTGATTTCGTATTTTTTGTCCAGGTCCATCTATTTGCCATTCAAACGGCTGCTGCATCTCAATACATCACTCGAATCTTCCTTCCGGGCAAGTCTTCCGGCTATGCAGGAACGCTTCGTCGACCATCTTCTGAATAACAAAATCGGAAGCAGTTCGGAAATTCAAAGCCAGATCGACTTCTTCCAGAGCAGGCTGACTCCTCTTGGATACGTTGTGATGCTGATTGAAATCGATAATTATCCGCTGCTTGTGAACAGTTACTCATCAATGGATTTGAATCTGTATAAATTTGCAATCGGCAATATCGCGGAAGAAATCGTAGGAGAACCATTCAACTGCTTATCTACAGAAGGAAAGGCGAATCAGCGGGCCTTGCTCATCAATGTTAGAGAGACTACGCAAAGTGAGCTTACGATCATTCTAAAGGAGATAGCCACACGTGTCTCGGCCACAATTTATTCGATGCTCAAATTCACGGTTACGATAGGAATCGGTAATCGGTACGAGCACATTGAAGATGCGTACATGTCATATAATGAAGCGTTGGATTCGATCCAGCACAAGCTGGTCTTAGGTGCGAATCAAATCCTATTTTATCAGGACATTGCCCAAGATAGGAGCGGTATCGATTATTATTATCCGTTCCAGCTTGAGAAACACATGATGAATTTACTCAAAAAGGGTGATACGGAGGGAGCTCTTGCTTGCCTGGACAGTTTGACCCAAGAGGTGAAGGAGAAGAGGGACTTGTCCCACGCCAATATTTTCCGTATTTATACTCGATTGTTGGATGCTGCGCTCGAAGCTCTGACCGAGCTAAATGGAACCATCGGCAAAGCGTTCGGTGAGGATGTGCTGTTATATCGAGAGCTGGCTGGCAGAGAGACTGTCGATGCGATCCATGAATGGTTTGGAAGTACGATCATCACTCGAATCGCCGCCTATGCAGCCGTCAAAGAGCAGTCCAATCCATTGGTGGACAAAGCAGTCCAACACCTGCAGCAGCATTTCCGTACCGATTTATCCGTTGAGGAAGTCGCGGAAGCTGTTGGCATCAATCCAGCATATTTAAGCCGCCTATTCAAACAGCAGGTGGGGAAGACCATCGTTGAATATTTGACGAACCTGCGTCTGGAGGAGAGCAAGCAATTGCTGTCTGAGAGCTCATTAAACATTCATGAGATCGCCCGCAGTATTGGCTATAACAATACGAATAGCTATATACGCTTTTTTAAAAAGTATGAAGGCATTACACCTGGGGATTATCGTAAACAAAATTCAACTGGCGGGTAA
- a CDS encoding DUF3977 family protein, translating to MKYIEIGIGNTWMVRTEIELSDGSEFEQKGIIMPIIFRSFYLRIWLGKTVIIVDSREGLKRMKKTRHAFKLIFGLACYDEKSRG from the coding sequence TTGAAATATATCGAGATCGGCATTGGGAATACCTGGATGGTTCGTACGGAAATAGAACTTTCTGACGGGTCTGAATTTGAGCAAAAAGGTATTATTATGCCAATTATTTTTCGATCCTTCTATTTGAGAATATGGTTAGGCAAAACAGTTATTATTGTGGACTCCAGAGAAGGTTTGAAAAGAATGAAAAAGACACGACATGCTTTTAAACTTATCTTTGGATTAGCATGTTATGATGAAAAATCCCGGGGTTGA
- a CDS encoding immunity 8 family protein, producing MKLLNWRFDDDPQGPSDEWNWVEVTMTFEDGSKRWSILYTPDRLKNNFSRKNINPPGLFIKHMIIVRSYEVDDIERTLRYLESENDLFEASKPLN from the coding sequence ATGAAATTATTGAACTGGCGTTTCGACGATGACCCACAGGGTCCTTCAGATGAATGGAATTGGGTCGAGGTTACCATGACTTTTGAAGATGGAAGCAAGCGGTGGAGCATCTTGTACACACCTGACAGACTAAAAAATAATTTTTCCCGTAAGAATATCAATCCCCCAGGTTTGTTCATCAAACACATGATAATTGTACGGAGTTATGAAGTAGACGACATTGAGAGAACATTAAGGTATTTAGAGAGTGAAAATGATTTGTTCGAAGCATCAAAACCGCTGAACTAA
- a CDS encoding polysaccharide deacetylase family protein — protein sequence MVITFCGLAACSGKTEKSKAPSTQHIGSITAGGAAVVPGFAPATLAPTPGGPEQAYDRASRATLPNAATSADTDVKTALMHKYELAVPRSWGETVPGVKWRLATVDRVVALTFDACGGLGGSGYDKVLIDYLTEEKIPATLFINSRWIDANPDIFQSLAANPLFEIENHGKQHKPLSVNGRSAYGVKGTGSVGEVVDEALYYKRTIEDLTGRKTKLFRSGTAFYDDVAVRVLGDLELQPVGFDVLGDAGATFSAKQIEQELGRVKPGSIVIFHMNQPTKETAAGIKLAVPELRQKGFSFVKLEDYSLE from the coding sequence TTGGTTATCACTTTCTGCGGGCTCGCAGCGTGCTCCGGTAAGACAGAGAAATCAAAGGCGCCGAGTACGCAGCACATCGGTTCGATAACTGCGGGCGGTGCGGCGGTCGTACCAGGGTTTGCCCCGGCTACGCTTGCGCCGACTCCGGGTGGGCCCGAACAAGCATATGATAGGGCGTCTCGTGCTACACTACCGAATGCCGCAACGTCGGCGGATACCGACGTAAAAACAGCGCTCATGCACAAATATGAGCTAGCCGTGCCGCGTTCTTGGGGAGAAACAGTGCCAGGCGTCAAGTGGCGGCTCGCCACGGTTGATCGAGTAGTTGCACTGACCTTCGACGCTTGTGGCGGTCTCGGAGGCAGCGGATACGATAAGGTGCTGATCGATTACTTGACGGAGGAGAAGATCCCTGCCACTCTATTCATCAACAGCCGCTGGATCGACGCTAACCCGGATATTTTTCAGTCGTTGGCGGCAAATCCGCTGTTTGAAATCGAGAATCATGGCAAACAACACAAGCCGCTGTCAGTAAACGGCAGGTCGGCCTACGGAGTTAAGGGTACGGGATCCGTGGGCGAGGTCGTGGACGAAGCGCTGTACTACAAACGAACGATCGAGGATCTGACCGGCCGAAAAACGAAGCTATTTCGCAGCGGTACTGCTTTCTATGATGACGTGGCCGTTCGGGTGTTGGGCGACTTAGAGCTGCAACCCGTCGGTTTCGATGTGCTCGGTGATGCCGGAGCAACTTTCTCGGCCAAGCAGATCGAGCAGGAGCTCGGCCGGGTGAAGCCCGGCTCCATTGTGATCTTCCACATGAACCAACCGACCAAGGAAACCGCCGCTGGCATCAAGCTTGCCGTCCCAGAGCTCCGGCAAAAGGGATTCTCGTTCGTGAAATTGGAGGACTACTCCTTGGAATAG
- a CDS encoding VOC family protein, with protein sequence MNINETGIILFCENHNVVLKFYSEKLGLHVRKTGENLSVLDFGSSYLMLEDYPTVIRFNVNNFEEAVSELKQRGVFVDVKKHDWGTIGVIIDPEGNRIELKD encoded by the coding sequence ATGAATATAAATGAAACCGGAATTATTTTGTTTTGTGAAAATCATAATGTGGTGCTAAAATTTTATTCTGAAAAGTTAGGGCTACATGTTCGTAAAACAGGAGAGAACTTATCCGTATTAGACTTCGGAAGTAGTTATCTCATGTTGGAGGATTATCCTACAGTTATTCGTTTTAACGTAAATAATTTTGAAGAGGCCGTCTCAGAGTTGAAGCAGCGTGGTGTTTTCGTAGATGTAAAGAAACATGATTGGGGAACGATTGGAGTAATTATTGACCCAGAAGGAAATCGGATTGAATTGAAGGATTAG
- a CDS encoding carbohydrate ABC transporter permease, with translation MNSPIRFRKLTRTLILIPWTVPTIVASLLWMWLFQPQYGVINYMLQKLGFIDTPYQWLADLKLALPAVMTAALWRQLPFMTTMLLAGMQGISEDMYEAAKIDGANRRQTFLYITLPMLKNTIKTVTLISIIENFKMFPLFWVMTGGGPLNATTTIAILSYKTAFIQLDLGKGAAIGAIWLIILVLISWGYNKLFAIGEDSGGKSR, from the coding sequence TTGAATAGCCCGATTCGTTTTCGCAAATTGACCCGCACATTGATCTTGATTCCATGGACCGTTCCTACCATTGTAGCTTCCTTGCTGTGGATGTGGTTGTTTCAACCACAGTACGGCGTCATCAACTACATGCTGCAGAAGCTTGGCTTCATAGACACGCCTTATCAATGGCTGGCGGATCTTAAGCTGGCGCTCCCTGCTGTTATGACGGCAGCTTTGTGGAGACAGCTCCCTTTTATGACCACAATGCTGCTTGCCGGTATGCAGGGCATTTCCGAAGATATGTATGAAGCCGCCAAGATTGATGGTGCCAACCGGAGGCAAACATTCCTCTATATTACCCTGCCCATGCTGAAGAACACAATCAAAACAGTTACTCTGATTTCCATCATCGAGAACTTCAAGATGTTCCCTTTGTTCTGGGTTATGACAGGCGGAGGTCCTTTGAACGCCACAACGACAATAGCCATTCTAAGCTATAAAACAGCGTTCATCCAGCTGGATCTAGGAAAAGGGGCCGCGATCGGCGCCATCTGGCTCATCATTCTGGTCTTGATTTCCTGGGGATATAACAAGCTCTTCGCGATCGGCGAGGATTCGGGAGGGAAGTCTAGATGA
- a CDS encoding ABC transporter substrate-binding protein, producing MKKKLTSSLLASTLLAGALAGCSTSEAPASNASNTSNGSTSTPASNQPITLKFASWSISEAATKGALEEMAKAFEQQHPNVKIEFVGIPFGDIKQQTFVMASSGNAPDIMQTFPSWFSTYAASDIITPVDDLVGKDYVNDILPSFKEDFSYQGKLMGVPWAPTPYILYYNKELFKKAGLPDAPPKTYDEMMDAARKISKLKTDAGEKVYGYGEATDKLAINGMIALKNIYSFGGTVLDKDGKVNVNTPEVIEALKHYQTLANEDITPQGS from the coding sequence ATGAAAAAGAAACTAACGAGTAGCTTACTGGCAAGTACCTTATTAGCAGGAGCTTTGGCAGGATGCAGTACAAGCGAAGCGCCAGCATCCAATGCGTCCAACACTTCCAATGGTAGTACATCAACTCCAGCTAGCAATCAACCGATCACATTGAAATTTGCGTCATGGAGTATTAGCGAAGCGGCAACGAAAGGCGCACTCGAAGAGATGGCCAAAGCTTTTGAACAGCAGCACCCTAATGTAAAAATTGAGTTCGTCGGCATTCCGTTCGGAGACATTAAACAGCAGACGTTCGTCATGGCCTCTTCGGGTAATGCACCGGATATTATGCAGACCTTCCCATCCTGGTTCTCCACCTACGCAGCTTCCGATATCATTACTCCGGTCGATGATCTTGTCGGCAAGGATTATGTAAACGATATCCTGCCTTCCTTTAAAGAAGACTTTTCTTATCAAGGAAAGCTAATGGGCGTGCCTTGGGCCCCTACACCTTACATTCTCTATTATAATAAAGAACTGTTTAAGAAAGCCGGTCTGCCGGATGCTCCGCCAAAAACGTACGATGAAATGATGGATGCAGCACGCAAAATTTCCAAACTGAAAACAGACGCCGGCGAGAAGGTGTACGGCTATGGCGAAGCCACCGATAAGCTTGCGATTAACGGCATGATCGCCCTCAAGAACATTTACAGCTTTGGTGGAACCGTGCTTGATAAAGACGGCAAGGTCAACGTCAATACGCCTGAGGTGATCGAAGCGCTGAAGCACTACCAGACTCTGGCGAATGAAGATATTACCCCGCAGGGGAGCTAA
- the ltrA gene encoding group II intron reverse transcriptase/maturase, producing the protein MKPKRRYYSLIDKIYQMDNLNEAWLAVKKNQGSGGIDGVSIGMFEKNIGINLKEIQRLLQQDRYKPDPVRRHFIEKENGKLRPLGIPTIRDRVCQQAVRQIIEPIFEQDFYYYSFGFRPGYSAHQAINTIRRAKRGGYDYVVDLDIISFFDEIPHELLMEKVRERITDGKVLTLIRGWLTAGVMEDDQFHETLVGSPQGGVISPLLANLYLNHFDWSMKEKGFAVVRYADDAVILCKTKERAEEAYQTAKTILEGELQLRMHPEKTKVVQFDEGFRFLGFDFWKEYLILPDAKVKKYKEKVHKITRRQQGNNLNEMMKKLNEVSRGFGNYFGIGNVKKKFQRLDEWTRMRVRAFMRKKKSTVSNRLIPNKVLEEAGMVFLTNLLTTRF; encoded by the coding sequence ATGAAACCGAAACGACGATACTACTCCCTGATCGACAAAATATATCAAATGGACAATCTGAATGAAGCCTGGCTGGCAGTAAAGAAGAATCAAGGAAGTGGCGGAATTGATGGGGTAAGCATTGGTATGTTCGAGAAGAACATAGGCATCAACCTAAAGGAAATCCAAAGGCTACTGCAACAAGATCGGTACAAACCCGACCCTGTCAGGCGACATTTCATCGAGAAGGAAAACGGGAAGTTAAGACCGTTAGGCATTCCCACAATCCGAGATCGCGTATGCCAGCAGGCTGTACGTCAAATCATCGAGCCGATCTTTGAGCAAGACTTCTACTACTACAGCTTTGGCTTCCGACCTGGATACTCTGCGCATCAAGCAATAAACACGATTCGACGAGCAAAGCGCGGCGGATACGACTATGTGGTAGACCTCGACATTATATCCTTTTTCGATGAAATTCCGCATGAACTGCTGATGGAAAAGGTTCGTGAACGAATAACCGACGGTAAAGTGCTGACGCTCATTCGCGGATGGCTCACCGCAGGAGTCATGGAAGATGATCAGTTCCATGAAACGTTAGTCGGGTCCCCACAAGGCGGGGTCATCAGTCCATTACTTGCGAATCTATATCTGAATCATTTCGACTGGAGTATGAAGGAGAAGGGGTTTGCTGTGGTCAGATATGCAGATGATGCAGTTATTCTTTGCAAAACAAAGGAGCGAGCAGAAGAAGCATACCAAACGGCAAAAACCATCTTAGAAGGGGAACTTCAGCTGAGAATGCATCCAGAGAAAACGAAAGTGGTGCAATTCGATGAAGGATTCCGTTTTCTAGGATTTGACTTCTGGAAAGAATATCTCATCTTGCCGGACGCAAAAGTGAAGAAGTACAAAGAGAAAGTCCACAAGATCACCCGAAGGCAGCAAGGTAACAACCTTAACGAAATGATGAAGAAGCTAAATGAAGTGTCACGCGGGTTTGGTAACTATTTTGGGATTGGGAACGTAAAGAAAAAGTTTCAACGCCTAGACGAATGGACACGCATGAGAGTGCGAGCTTTTATGCGGAAGAAGAAGTCTACGGTTTCAAACCGGCTTATTCCAAACAAAGTATTGGAAGAAGCAGGGATGGTATTTCTAACAAACTTACTCACCACACGTTTCTAA
- a CDS encoding alpha/beta fold hydrolase, which translates to MKYEIFDLGDVSLQSGVTLPNAFLAYKTYGVLNETKDNVIVYPTAFGDQHVQNEWLIGSEMALDPAKYFIIVPNLLGNGLSSSPSNTPPPFDRANFPKVTIYDNVKFQHRLIIEKFGIQKIALVVGWSMGGIQAYQWGASYPDMVERIAPFAGIAKPWPHTFVVLDSMKAALLSAVDFDSSKLNQLTYADMRAVGRVYAGWGLSHAFYREELYREMGFDSLEDFVTGIWEDSFMKMDPHNVLTMLWTGQHADISANPTYNGDFDKALKSIKARSCIMPGSTDLFCTADDNEYEAKLIPNAVFRPIPSIWGHFAGRGINSADNQFIDDNLKHLLAFNTNG; encoded by the coding sequence ATGAAGTATGAAATTTTTGATTTGGGTGACGTATCTTTGCAATCAGGAGTAACGTTACCGAACGCTTTTCTTGCTTATAAGACTTATGGAGTATTAAATGAAACGAAAGATAATGTTATCGTTTATCCAACTGCTTTTGGCGACCAACATGTTCAAAATGAATGGTTAATTGGGAGTGAAATGGCACTTGATCCTGCGAAATATTTCATTATCGTTCCCAATCTGCTTGGAAACGGATTATCTTCGTCCCCTAGTAACACGCCACCGCCATTCGACCGTGCTAACTTTCCGAAGGTGACCATCTATGATAATGTGAAGTTTCAGCATCGGCTGATTATCGAAAAGTTCGGCATTCAAAAGATTGCACTCGTAGTTGGTTGGTCCATGGGAGGGATTCAGGCATATCAATGGGGGGCAAGTTATCCAGATATGGTGGAACGAATTGCACCTTTCGCGGGAATTGCCAAGCCATGGCCACATACATTTGTTGTCTTAGACAGTATGAAAGCTGCTCTGCTATCTGCAGTTGATTTCGATTCAAGTAAACTGAACCAGCTGACTTATGCAGATATGCGCGCCGTTGGCCGGGTCTATGCGGGATGGGGATTATCACATGCGTTTTATAGAGAGGAGCTTTATCGTGAGATGGGATTCGACTCTTTGGAGGATTTTGTAACTGGCATCTGGGAAGATAGCTTTATGAAGATGGACCCACATAATGTCCTAACCATGTTATGGACAGGCCAACATGCAGATATTAGTGCAAACCCCACCTATAACGGAGATTTCGATAAGGCACTTAAGAGTATTAAAGCTCGTTCCTGCATCATGCCAGGAAGCACAGACCTATTCTGCACAGCGGATGATAATGAATATGAAGCTAAACTTATTCCTAATGCTGTCTTTCGACCAATCCCGTCGATTTGGGGCCACTTTGCCGGTCGCGGAATCAACAGTGCCGATAATCAGTTTATCGATGATAATCTAAAGCATCTGTTAGCATTTAATACAAACGGGTAG